Proteins from a genomic interval of Balaenoptera musculus isolate JJ_BM4_2016_0621 chromosome 16, mBalMus1.pri.v3, whole genome shotgun sequence:
- the LOC118882731 gene encoding cytochrome P450 26A1 yields the protein MGLPALLASALCTFVLPLLLFLAAIKLWDLYCVSSRDRSCALPLPPGTMGFPFFGETLQMVLQRRKFLQMKRRKYGFIYKTHLFGRPTVRVMGADNVRRILLGEHRLVSVHWPASVRTILGSGCLSNLHDSLHKQRKKVIMRAFSREALQCYVPVIAEEVGNCLEQWLSCGERGLLVYPQVKRLMFRIAMRILMGFESRLASGGEAEQQLVEAFEEMTRNLFSLPIDVPFSGLYRGLKARNLIHARIEENIRAKICGLRAAEADGGYKDALQLLIEHSWERGERLDMQALKQSSTELLFGGHETTASAATSLITYLGLYPHVLQKVRVELKSKGLLCKGNQDNKLDMEILEQLKYTGCVIKETLRLNPPVPGGFRVALKTFELNGYQIPKGWNVIYSICDTHDVADIFTNKEEFNPDRFLLPHPEDASRFSFIPFGGGLRSCVGKEFAKILLKIFTVELARHCDWQLLNGPPTMKTSPTVYPVDDLPARFTRFQGEI from the exons ATGGGGCTCCCAGCACTGCTGGCCAGTGCTCTCTGCACCTTCGTGCTACCGCTGCTGCTCTTCCTGGCAGCGATCAAGCTCTGGGACCTGTACTGCGTGAGCAGCCGGGACCGCAGCTGCGCCCTCCCGTTGCCCCCCGGAACTATGGGCTTCCCCTTCTTTGGGGAAACTTTGCAGATGGTGCTTCAG CGAAGGAAGTTCCTGCAGATGAAGCGCAGGAAATACGGCTTCATCTACAAGACACATCTGTTCGGTCGGCCCACGGTGCGGGTGATGGGAGCGGACAACGTGCGGCGCATCTTGCTCGGGGAGCACCGGCTGGTGTCAGTCCACTGGCCCGCGTCTGTGCGCACCATCCTGGGCTCCGGCTGCCTCTCCAACCTGCACGACTCCTTGCACAAGCAGCGCAAGAAG GTGATTATGCGGGCCTTCAGCCGCGAGGCGCTCCAGTGCTACGTGCCAGTGATCGCCGAGGAAGTGGGCAATTGCCTGGAGCAGTGGCTGAGCTGCGGCGAGCGCGGCCTCCTAGTCTACCCGCAGGTGAAGCGCCTTATGTTCCGCATCGCTATGCGCATCCTGATGGGCTTCGAGTCCCGGCTGGCGAGCGGCGGGGAAGCAGAGCAGCAGCTGGTAGAGGCCTTCGAGGAAATGACCCGCAATCTCTTCTCGTTGCCCATAGACGTGCCCTTCAGCGGGCTGTACCGG GGACTGAAGGCGCGGAACCTCATCCACGCGCGCATCGAGGAGAACATTCGCGCCAAGATCTGCGGGCTGCGGGCGGCCGAGGCGGACGGGGGCTACAAAGATGCGCTGCAGCTGTTGATCGAGCACtcgtgggagaggggagagaggctggacaTGCAG GCACTAAAGCAGTCTTCAACTGAGCTCCTCTTTGGAGGACACGAAACCACAGCCAGTGCAGCTACATCTCTGATCACTTACCTGGGGCTCTACCCACATGTCCTCCAGAAAGTCCGAGTGGAGCTGAAGAGTAAG GGTTTACTTTGCAAGGGCAATCAAGACAACAAGTTGGACATGGAAATTTTGGAACAGCTTAAATACACTGGGTGTGTTATTAAAGAGACCCTTCGACTGAATCCCCCAGTTCCAGGAGGGTTTCGGGTTGCCCTTAAGACTTTTGAATTAAAT GGATACCAGATTCCCAAGGGCTGGAATGTTATCTACAGTATCTGTGATACTCACGATGTCGCCGATATCTTCACCAACAAGGAGGAATTCAATCCTGACCGCTTTCTGCTGCCTCACCCGGAGGATGCATCCAGGTTCAGCTTCATTCCATTTGGAGGAGGCCTTAGGAGCTGTGTAGGGAAAGAGTTCGCAAAaattcttctcaaaatatttacAGTGGAGCTGGCCAGGCATTGTGACTGGCAGCTTCTAAATGGACCTCCTACAATGAAAACGAGTCCAACCGTGTATCCTGTGGATGATCTCCCGGCAAGGTTCACCCGTTTCCAGGGGGAAATCTGA
- the LOC118882267 gene encoding cytochrome P450 26C1: protein MFPWGLSCLSVLGAAGTALLCAGLLLSLAQHLWTLRWTLSRDRASALPLPKGSMGWPFFGETLHWLVQGSRFHSSRRERYGTVFKTHLLGRPVIRVSGAENVRTILLGEHRLVRSQWPQSAHILLGSHTLLGAVGEPHRQRRKILARVFNRAALERYVPRLQGALRREVRSWCATRGPVAVYEAAKALTFRMAARILLGLRLDEAQCSELSRTFEQFVENLFSLPLDVPFSGLRKGIQARDQLHRHLEEAIAEKLHEDKAAAEPGDALDGIIHSTRELGHELSVQELKESAVELLFAAFFTTASASTSLVLLLLQHPGAIAKIQQELAAQGLGRACGCVPAASGGGAGPPANCGCEPDLSLAALGRLRYVGCVVKEVLRLLPPVSGGYRTALRTFELDGYQIPKGWNVMYSIRDTHETAAVYRSPPEGFDPERFGNEGEDARGAAGRFHYIPFGGGARSCLGQELAQTVLQLLAVELVRTARWELATPAFPAMQTVPIVHPVDGLRLFFHPLAPSAAQDGRRL from the exons ATGTTCCCCTGGGGGCTGAGCTGCCTGTCGGTGCTGGGGGCGGCGGGCACCGCTCTCCTGTGCGCGGGCCTGCTGCTCAGCCTGGCCCAGCACCTCTGGACCCTCCGCTGGACGCTGAGCCGGGACCgagcctctgccctgcccctgcccaaaGGTTCCATGGGCTGGCCCTTCTTCGGGGAAACGCTGCATTGGTTAGTTCAG GGCTCGCGCTTCCACAGCTCCCGCCGGGAGCGCTACGGGACAGTGTTCAAGACGCACCTGCTGGGCAGGCCGGTGATCCGCGTGAGCGGCGCCGAGAACGTGCGCACAATCTTGCTGGGCGAGCACCGCCTTGTGCGCAGCCAGTGGCCGCAGAGCGCGCACATCCTACTGGGCTCGCACACACTGCTCGGCGCAGTTGGCGAGCCGCACCGGCAGCGGCGCAAG ATCCTGGCGCGAGTGTTTAACCGCGCGGCGCTGGAGCGCTACGTGCCTCGCCTGCAGGGGGCGCTGCGGCGTGAGGTGCGCTCCTGGTGCGCGACCCGCGGGCCGGTCGCTGTCTATGAGGCCGCCAAAGCGCTCACCTTTCGCATGGCTGCGCGCATCCTACTTGGGCTGCGGCTAGACGAGGCGCAGTGCTCGGAGCTGTCCCGGACCTTCGAGCAGTTCGTGGAGAACCTCTTCTCGCTGCCCCTAGATGTGCCCTTCAGTGGCCTGCGCAAG GGCATCCAGGCACGGGACCAGCTGCATCGGCACCTGGAGGAGGCCATTGCAGAGAAGCTTCATGAAGACAAGGCTGCTGCGGAGCCAGGCGATGCCCTCGACGGGATCATACACAGCACTAGGGAGCTGGGCCATGAGCTCTCAGTGCAGGAGCTGAAG GAGTCAGCTGTGGAGCTCCTCTTCGCCGCCTTCTTCACCACGGCCAGTGCCAGCACGTCCCTTGTCCTGCTACTCCTGCAGCACCCGGGGGCCATCGCCAAGATCCAGCAGGAGCTGGCGGCGCAGGGGCTGGGGCGCGCGTGCGGCTGCGTGCCGGCGGCCTCAGGGGGCGGCGCTGGGCCCCCGGCCAACTGCGGCTGCGAGCCCGACCTCAGCCTGGCGGCGCTCGGCCGCCTGCGCTACGTCGGCTGCGTGGTCAAGGAGGTGCTGCGCCTCCTGCCGCCCGTGTCCGGGGGCTACCGGACAGCCCTGCGCACCTTCGAGCTCGAC GGCTACCAAATCCCCAAGGGCTGGAACGTGATGTACAGCATCCGGGACACGCACGAGACGGCCGCGGTGTACCGCAGCCCGCCTGAGGGCTTCGACCCAGAGCGCTTCGGCAATGAGGGCGAGGATGCGCGGGGCGCCGCCGGTCGCTTCCATTATATCCCGTTCGGCGGCGGTGCGCGCAGCTGTCTCGGCCAGGAGCTGGCGCAGACCGTGCTCCAGCTGCTCGCGGTGGAGCTGGTGCGCACGGCGCGCTGGGAGCTGGCCACGCCTGCCTTCCCCGCCATGCAGACCGTGCCCATCGTGCACCCGGTGGATGGTCTGCGGCTCTTTTTCCACCCGCTTGCGCCTTCGGCTGCGCAGGATGGGCGACGCCTCTGA